A genomic region of Gemmata massiliana contains the following coding sequences:
- a CDS encoding serine/threonine protein kinase — MSASLVANPVDATALADELARYRVVDADHLSGLLAEFHGDGAGAFADFLVQRGALSAFQAERALAGESSQLVLGPYRLAGGAGRGTFGPLFSATHTTKPGAFTIRTMPLRSLWKARQAKQLARALAVGDAHPVVVPLIEVDSANGLHYLVWSQTIGVRLSDYVDANGPLLANDVIAMLRQMASALAAYHTQSVVHGALTPSCVAIGTDGRPRVLELGAGTLLAQNLDADESLFDSMSAAFASASVLTFAAPELAVSPLAPTPACDQYALGTVCYFALTGLPPYPHPALAEQLRAKRNGPPPSVAIVNPDVPRELAAVLDRMMAPAPGARFPSLRELEEALAELAITELTPVEQPSVEPLLSRLQKRSGEVSKPIARVVTGSGTLRPAARDDSDASISFDLPEATELAPETDPVPRLAQAETLPSGKPFDNDHTPSPVFAPLPPPAHSGDQVMANRLLGALNGGGTRPDPPPDPRLSVPNPVQWQAPAATSGAPQDQPSGVRKGPAPVPPEQHPPAHSFIWKKLRRNLLFWKPPRDTVQVSVFGPVAATPGQTVRLTLFLHQPDAVDNVRTLSRVFQKDAELVGTGYLMSEIVRAAELSVHVSVSNAGISRTMMMFQWRGQPQRLGFDLHIPWESAEGWLPGLVSVGLEDVRVGKIEFWLNVPARKA, encoded by the coding sequence ATGTCTGCCTCCCTCGTCGCGAACCCCGTGGACGCTACGGCCCTCGCCGACGAGTTGGCCCGTTACCGGGTCGTTGACGCGGACCACTTGAGCGGACTGTTGGCCGAATTTCACGGCGACGGCGCGGGCGCGTTTGCGGACTTCCTCGTTCAGCGCGGCGCACTCAGTGCGTTTCAGGCCGAACGCGCGCTGGCGGGCGAATCGTCCCAGTTGGTGCTCGGCCCGTATCGGCTCGCCGGGGGCGCGGGCCGCGGAACGTTCGGGCCGTTGTTCTCTGCGACGCACACGACCAAGCCCGGCGCGTTTACGATTCGGACGATGCCGCTGCGGAGCTTGTGGAAGGCGCGACAGGCGAAACAACTCGCGCGGGCGCTCGCGGTGGGCGACGCGCACCCCGTGGTTGTTCCACTTATTGAAGTCGATTCGGCGAACGGGTTGCATTATCTTGTATGGTCACAGACCATCGGCGTGCGATTGTCGGATTATGTGGATGCCAACGGGCCACTGCTCGCGAACGACGTGATCGCGATGCTGAGGCAAATGGCTTCGGCGCTCGCTGCGTACCATACTCAGAGTGTCGTCCACGGGGCGCTGACTCCGAGTTGTGTCGCGATCGGGACCGACGGCCGACCTCGCGTACTCGAACTCGGTGCTGGAACGCTACTCGCGCAGAACCTGGACGCAGACGAGTCGCTGTTCGATTCGATGTCCGCGGCGTTTGCTTCTGCTAGTGTGCTGACGTTCGCGGCCCCGGAACTGGCGGTGTCGCCGCTCGCCCCGACGCCCGCGTGCGACCAGTACGCCCTCGGCACAGTGTGCTACTTCGCACTTACGGGGCTGCCCCCGTACCCGCACCCGGCGCTCGCGGAGCAGCTACGGGCGAAACGGAACGGGCCGCCCCCGTCGGTCGCGATCGTGAACCCCGACGTGCCGCGCGAACTCGCGGCCGTGCTGGATCGGATGATGGCCCCTGCGCCGGGCGCCCGGTTCCCGTCGCTGCGCGAGCTAGAAGAAGCGCTCGCGGAACTGGCGATCACGGAACTGACGCCGGTCGAGCAACCGTCGGTGGAACCGCTCCTCTCGCGCCTCCAGAAACGGAGCGGCGAGGTGAGCAAGCCGATCGCGCGGGTCGTAACTGGATCGGGAACACTGCGTCCCGCCGCACGCGACGACTCGGACGCTTCGATCTCGTTCGACTTGCCCGAGGCGACGGAACTCGCGCCCGAAACGGACCCGGTTCCGCGGCTCGCCCAAGCAGAAACGCTACCCAGCGGCAAACCGTTCGATAATGACCATACGCCCTCGCCCGTTTTCGCTCCGTTACCACCGCCCGCTCATTCGGGGGATCAGGTCATGGCGAATCGGCTCCTCGGGGCACTGAACGGCGGTGGGACCCGCCCGGACCCGCCGCCCGATCCGCGCCTTTCGGTACCGAACCCGGTTCAGTGGCAAGCGCCTGCCGCGACCAGTGGGGCGCCACAGGACCAGCCTTCCGGCGTGCGCAAGGGACCAGCGCCCGTACCCCCGGAGCAGCACCCGCCCGCGCACTCGTTTATCTGGAAGAAGCTGCGCCGGAACCTGTTGTTCTGGAAGCCCCCGCGCGACACCGTGCAGGTGAGCGTGTTCGGCCCGGTCGCCGCAACTCCGGGCCAAACGGTCCGGCTCACGCTGTTCCTGCACCAACCGGATGCGGTCGATAACGTGCGCACGTTATCGCGCGTGTTCCAGAAGGACGCGGAACTCGTCGGGACCGGCTACCTGATGAGTGAGATTGTGCGGGCCGCGGAATTGTCGGTTCACGTGTCGGTGTCCAACGCCGGGATCTCGCGGACGATGATGATGTTCCAGTGGCGCGGGCAGCCGCAGCGCCTCGGGTTCGATCTGCACATCCCCTGGGAGAGCGCTGAAGGCTGGTTGCCTGGGTTAGTGTCTGTCGGCCTCGAAGATGTGCGAGTGGGCAAGATCGAGTTCTGGCTGAACGTGCCCGCACGCAAGGCTTGA
- a CDS encoding NIPSNAP family protein, with protein MRSLPLVALTPLVALLAPTVAPAAEKEARLYEMRTYYAAPGKLDALNARFRDHTLKLFEKHGITNHAYFVPIDNKDNKLVYFVSYPNKEARKKSFETFGADPEWKKAHADSEKDGKLVDKIESLFLAETDYSPVFKTEKSKEDRVFELRTYIATPNNLSNLNDRFKNHTLKLFEKYGMTNVVYWNVAKGEKDADKLLVYLLAHKSKDAAAKSFDGFRKDADWLAARKASEEKGGGSLTEAKNGVVSEFLKPTDYSPLK; from the coding sequence ATGCGCTCGCTCCCACTGGTCGCCCTCACGCCGTTGGTCGCGCTACTCGCGCCGACCGTTGCACCCGCAGCCGAAAAGGAAGCCCGCTTGTACGAGATGCGAACCTACTACGCGGCGCCGGGTAAGCTCGACGCGCTGAACGCCCGGTTCCGGGACCACACGCTCAAGCTGTTCGAGAAGCACGGAATCACCAACCACGCCTACTTCGTGCCGATCGACAACAAGGACAACAAGCTCGTCTACTTCGTCTCGTACCCGAACAAAGAGGCCCGCAAGAAGTCGTTCGAGACGTTCGGGGCCGACCCGGAGTGGAAGAAGGCCCACGCCGACAGCGAGAAGGACGGCAAACTGGTCGATAAGATCGAGTCGCTGTTCCTGGCGGAAACCGACTACTCGCCGGTGTTCAAGACCGAGAAGAGCAAAGAGGACCGCGTGTTCGAGCTGCGCACCTACATCGCGACGCCGAACAACCTGAGCAACCTCAACGACCGGTTCAAGAACCACACGCTCAAGCTGTTCGAGAAATACGGCATGACGAACGTGGTGTACTGGAACGTGGCGAAGGGCGAAAAGGACGCGGACAAGCTGCTCGTGTACCTCCTGGCGCACAAGAGCAAGGACGCCGCGGCGAAGTCGTTCGACGGGTTCCGCAAAGACGCAGACTGGCTCGCGGCGCGTAAGGCGAGCGAGGAGAAGGGCGGCGGGAGCCTGACCGAAGCGAAGAACGGCGTGGTGTCCGAGTTCCTCAAGCCGACGGACTACTCCCCGCTGAAGTAG
- a CDS encoding type II toxin -antitoxin system TacA 1-like antitoxin yields the protein MAPQLQAPIGEGIETCFALALASGIMLSQVDWVKLLEVLDAPPAPTDELKALFAEDWPKGNNKPFTLAE from the coding sequence ATGGCGCCACAACTGCAAGCACCAATCGGGGAAGGGATCGAGACGTGCTTCGCCCTTGCTTTGGCATCTGGAATCATGCTGTCGCAAGTGGATTGGGTGAAGTTGTTGGAAGTGTTGGACGCTCCGCCAGCGCCGACGGATGAACTGAAGGCGCTGTTTGCTGAGGACTGGCCAAAGGGTAACAACAAGCCGTTCACGCTCGCGGAGTAA
- a CDS encoding FHA domain-containing protein — translation MRARLVSAEGGPSLDLLKDMTLFGRDEDCDVRLDHKSVSKLHCVIVKTDGLLLLRDLGSTNGTRVNGQRVRRAALLPNDTIAIANVKYVVKFGAELDKLENEGGSQKGNKKDAVTHQIRRNALPDVYPEQKAPKG, via the coding sequence ATGCGCGCCCGGTTGGTGTCCGCCGAAGGCGGTCCGTCCCTCGACCTGCTCAAAGACATGACGCTCTTTGGCCGGGACGAAGATTGCGACGTGCGCCTCGACCATAAAAGTGTCTCAAAACTCCATTGCGTCATCGTGAAGACCGACGGCCTACTGTTACTCCGCGACCTCGGGAGCACGAACGGTACGCGGGTCAACGGCCAGCGAGTCCGCCGGGCGGCGCTGCTGCCCAACGACACGATCGCGATCGCGAACGTGAAGTACGTGGTCAAGTTTGGGGCCGAACTCGACAAACTGGAGAACGAGGGAGGCTCTCAGAAGGGAAACAAAAAAGACGCCGTCACACACCAGATCCGTCGCAACGCACTTCCCGACGTGTATCCCGAACAAAAGGCGCCAAAGGGCTAG
- a CDS encoding protein kinase domain-containing protein, which translates to MAGGFRCSLGHTWNPPNGSASPACPVCGDTLVLAITEREEQFVLAVSGDAPGSQDATLNFPPTSSAHNNEPPTVAFTHPGGADAPDSSFKSLAGFVPPNVNSSDSGTGREPSSVVPFGTSDTIDFVPPQIPGYEVLNEVGRGGMGVVYKARQLNLNRTVALKMILSGIHAGPTERERFKREAESVAALQHSHIVQIFDIGEASGHPYLALEFVEGGSLAQHLSGAPWNDKRAAELIEILARAMQFAHAAGIVHRDLKPGNVLLNAEREATEGALVAGSALRAACAGFVPKVTDFGLAKRLNETFGGDVGTRTGAVMGTPSYIAPEQAGGRTRDIGPAADVYALGAILYELLTGRPPFRGETPLETVLQVLHDDPVPPKRLHPLVPRDLETICLKCLSKQPIHRYASASELADDLRRFLNGEPILARPLSAWGRGVKWAKRHPSLAVLLSMTIVATVALVAVLSTAYFRVRDAASAEAHEKWIAQQERDRAEAEKRRAEALAAENEKQRNDALERAEELKREAQRTRRAAYALQLAQVAILCERDPLRAATLLEDETRCPPDLRDFAWAYLRRLCQRDDRAYLDHRPEDPLRAVAYSPTGEFVATAGDGGRVRVWDPRTGRTWVTLSGHEGAVLGLAFSPDGTTIASAGADGTVRLWVLPLDVLTTARQFASRFAWASSVFEPLIKVPDIGPTLVLDAHERGASCVAFSPDGRALVSGGRDGFLRWWELTAWHPAPPDLAVLGGPGAVAASARRATQSPNAHAVWEARALQVHAGGVLCVAFSLNGKILASGGNDRIARVISADGRRLIRALPLHAEAVHAVAVSPDGQTVATVNNGATNHVRLFDTQTWRDRRLFGHTASIYALNFSDDGQLLASAGFDKTVRLWDAEDGRERGQLTGHTQQVNAVVFSPDRRTVVSAGMDGAAVVWQTAIRTHEPDDFLRLARDPSGRNTSAAQGLTAVGVGGAGTAFVVADDTGRVRIMAADYVPPNRPPIPGPPGPLVLTPLPFGIPSSKDTIRAAATSPDGRTFVVANGSGLLVWQPFPFTGRPFLPSPNIPPRGAFTRAVMVRTPQPVYTVGIDPTGQWIVTVDSDAVRIYDLRSIPATADRPIDLKGGRIVLAVPGARAIAFHPRQNWLAVAVDSGVRIVTLQGKVLAHVPDAHGPRASIESAAFDRTSGLLATGDASGLIKLWDVDRSGGLMFARDLVGHTGAVHALEFSPNGRTLASGGDDRAVILWDPVAGRERLTLTGHADRVLEVAFNADGTSLVSVSRDGAVKRWRADVRPTTSESGPRLPPALPRT; encoded by the coding sequence ATGGCCGGTGGTTTTCGCTGCTCACTCGGCCACACCTGGAACCCGCCGAACGGGTCGGCGTCCCCGGCGTGCCCCGTGTGCGGTGATACCCTCGTCCTTGCCATCACCGAGCGCGAAGAACAGTTCGTACTCGCCGTGAGTGGCGACGCCCCCGGCAGCCAAGACGCGACCCTCAACTTCCCTCCAACCTCCTCCGCTCACAACAACGAACCACCAACCGTCGCGTTCACGCACCCCGGTGGAGCGGACGCGCCCGACTCGTCGTTCAAGTCGCTCGCCGGGTTCGTTCCCCCGAACGTGAACTCGTCCGACTCGGGCACGGGGCGGGAACCGAGTAGCGTGGTGCCGTTCGGGACCAGCGACACGATCGACTTCGTCCCGCCGCAAATCCCCGGTTACGAGGTTCTGAACGAGGTCGGGCGCGGAGGGATGGGGGTCGTTTACAAGGCCCGGCAACTGAACCTGAACCGTACCGTCGCGCTGAAGATGATCCTGTCCGGCATCCACGCCGGGCCGACCGAGCGCGAGCGGTTCAAGCGCGAGGCCGAATCGGTCGCCGCGCTCCAGCACTCGCACATCGTCCAGATCTTCGACATCGGCGAGGCCAGCGGGCACCCGTATTTGGCACTGGAGTTCGTCGAGGGCGGGAGCCTCGCACAGCACCTCAGCGGCGCCCCGTGGAACGACAAGCGCGCCGCCGAGCTGATCGAGATCCTCGCGCGGGCAATGCAGTTCGCGCACGCCGCGGGCATCGTTCACCGCGACTTGAAACCGGGCAACGTGCTCCTGAACGCGGAGCGCGAGGCAACCGAGGGCGCGCTGGTGGCCGGCTCCGCGCTCCGGGCCGCGTGCGCCGGGTTCGTCCCGAAGGTCACCGACTTCGGCCTCGCGAAGCGGCTCAACGAAACGTTCGGCGGCGACGTCGGCACGCGCACCGGCGCGGTGATGGGTACCCCGAGCTACATCGCCCCGGAGCAGGCCGGCGGGCGGACGCGCGACATCGGTCCCGCGGCGGATGTGTACGCGCTCGGCGCGATCCTCTACGAACTGCTCACCGGGCGCCCGCCGTTCCGCGGCGAAACGCCACTCGAAACCGTCCTCCAGGTGCTCCACGACGACCCGGTGCCACCCAAGCGCCTGCACCCGCTCGTCCCGCGCGACCTCGAAACGATCTGCCTAAAGTGTTTGTCGAAGCAGCCGATCCACCGGTACGCGAGCGCCTCCGAACTGGCCGACGACCTGCGGCGGTTCCTCAACGGCGAACCGATCCTGGCGCGGCCGCTCTCCGCGTGGGGACGCGGGGTGAAGTGGGCGAAGCGGCACCCGTCGCTCGCCGTGCTCCTGAGCATGACCATCGTGGCGACCGTCGCGCTGGTCGCCGTGCTGTCAACGGCGTACTTCCGTGTGCGCGATGCGGCGTCCGCGGAAGCACACGAAAAGTGGATCGCGCAGCAGGAGCGAGACCGCGCGGAGGCCGAAAAGCGCCGAGCCGAGGCGCTGGCGGCCGAGAACGAGAAGCAGCGCAACGACGCGCTCGAACGGGCCGAGGAACTGAAGCGCGAGGCCCAGCGCACGCGGCGCGCGGCCTACGCGCTGCAACTGGCGCAGGTGGCGATCCTGTGCGAGCGCGACCCGCTCCGCGCGGCCACGCTCCTCGAAGACGAAACCCGGTGCCCGCCGGACCTGCGAGACTTCGCGTGGGCCTACCTGCGCCGGCTGTGCCAGCGCGATGATCGCGCGTACCTCGACCACCGCCCGGAAGACCCGCTCCGCGCGGTCGCGTACTCGCCGACCGGTGAGTTCGTCGCGACCGCGGGCGACGGCGGGCGGGTCCGGGTGTGGGATCCGCGGACCGGGCGCACGTGGGTCACGCTCAGCGGCCACGAGGGGGCGGTACTCGGGCTGGCGTTCAGCCCGGACGGGACCACGATCGCGTCCGCAGGCGCCGATGGCACCGTGCGGCTGTGGGTGCTCCCGCTCGACGTGCTCACAACGGCCCGCCAGTTCGCGAGCCGGTTCGCCTGGGCCAGTTCCGTGTTCGAGCCGCTGATTAAAGTGCCCGACATCGGCCCCACGCTCGTTCTCGACGCACACGAACGGGGCGCGAGCTGTGTGGCGTTCTCACCAGACGGCCGGGCACTTGTGAGCGGCGGCAGGGACGGGTTCCTGCGCTGGTGGGAACTGACCGCGTGGCACCCGGCGCCGCCCGACCTCGCCGTACTCGGCGGACCGGGAGCCGTAGCCGCGAGCGCCCGGCGCGCGACCCAATCACCGAACGCCCACGCGGTGTGGGAAGCCCGCGCGCTGCAGGTCCACGCCGGTGGGGTGCTGTGCGTCGCGTTCTCGTTGAACGGCAAGATACTCGCCTCTGGCGGCAACGATCGCATCGCGCGCGTGATCTCTGCCGACGGCCGGCGACTGATCCGCGCCCTGCCGCTCCACGCCGAGGCGGTCCACGCCGTGGCAGTCTCACCGGACGGCCAGACCGTCGCGACCGTGAACAACGGCGCGACGAACCACGTCCGCCTGTTCGACACGCAAACGTGGCGCGACCGCCGACTGTTCGGACACACCGCCAGCATTTACGCGCTGAACTTCAGCGACGACGGGCAGTTACTCGCCAGCGCGGGCTTCGATAAGACGGTGCGCTTGTGGGACGCGGAAGACGGGCGCGAGCGCGGGCAACTGACCGGCCACACACAGCAGGTCAACGCGGTGGTGTTCAGCCCGGACCGGCGCACGGTCGTGTCGGCGGGAATGGACGGCGCCGCGGTGGTGTGGCAGACGGCCATCCGAACACACGAACCCGATGACTTTCTGCGCCTGGCGCGCGACCCAAGCGGAAGGAACACCAGCGCCGCTCAGGGGCTGACTGCGGTGGGCGTGGGCGGCGCGGGTACGGCATTCGTTGTGGCCGATGACACCGGCCGGGTGCGGATCATGGCCGCCGATTACGTGCCCCCGAATCGCCCGCCGATTCCGGGACCGCCGGGGCCGCTCGTACTAACCCCGCTCCCGTTCGGTATCCCGTCCTCGAAAGACACGATCCGCGCCGCGGCCACATCGCCGGACGGCCGCACGTTCGTCGTCGCCAACGGGAGCGGCCTGCTCGTGTGGCAGCCGTTCCCGTTCACCGGGCGCCCGTTCCTGCCGTCTCCGAACATACCTCCCCGCGGGGCGTTCACGCGGGCCGTAATGGTACGAACGCCGCAGCCAGTTTACACCGTCGGCATCGACCCGACGGGTCAGTGGATCGTGACCGTTGACTCCGACGCGGTGCGAATCTACGACCTCCGTTCGATCCCTGCGACAGCAGACCGTCCGATCGATCTTAAGGGCGGGCGAATCGTGCTCGCGGTTCCGGGGGCACGGGCGATCGCGTTCCACCCGCGCCAGAACTGGCTGGCGGTCGCGGTCGATTCCGGGGTGCGCATCGTCACGCTCCAGGGCAAAGTATTAGCCCACGTTCCCGACGCGCACGGCCCGCGGGCGAGCATCGAATCAGCGGCCTTCGACCGGACCAGCGGGCTACTCGCGACGGGCGACGCGAGCGGGCTGATTAAATTGTGGGACGTGGACCGCAGCGGCGGACTGATGTTCGCACGCGACCTCGTCGGGCACACCGGCGCGGTTCACGCGCTGGAGTTCAGCCCGAACGGGCGCACGCTCGCGTCCGGTGGCGACGACCGTGCGGTCATCCTGTGGGATCCGGTGGCGGGGCGCGAGCGGCTCACGCTTACCGGGCACGCGGACCGCGTTTTGGAAGTAGCATTCAACGCTGACGGCACATCCTTGGTGAGCGTGAGTCGCGACGGGGCCGTCAAGCGCTGGCGCGCGGACGTGCGCCCCACCACGTCCGAATCCGGCCCGCGCCTCCCGCCCGCCCTCCCGCGAACGTAA
- a CDS encoding aminotransferase-like domain-containing protein: MPPAPLSRSGKSRRTTDSPISYFIQKALETPGLISFAAGLVDEGSLPVEEVGAAVAGIVADPLTGRAALQYGSTQGLPELREQVLQLVCDADGVRPSDVNLTADDVCITTGSQQLLYLLGEVLFDPGDIVITEAPSYFVFHSLLQSHGAKVLTVPLDEHGMRMDALESLLERLRRSGDLARVKVIYTVDYFQNPTGLTLAVDRRAKLVELARQYSTNHRIIVLEDAAYRELRFTGADLPSVKRFDPKNEFVVYTSTFSKPCSPGLKTGYALMPPDVMAPLLHLKGSHDFGSGNLSQHVASRLIASGAYAKHAEHLRNVYRKKRDLMVQALETEFRDFPAARWTVPAGGFYVWLTFDGIDTGPDGPLVPAALEAGVLYVPGQFGHVFDDTDSVPNNECRLCFGVATEDQIPEGIRRLRKACAAISAGKREKVKASV; the protein is encoded by the coding sequence ATGCCGCCGGCGCCCCTGTCGCGGTCGGGCAAGTCCCGCCGCACCACCGATTCGCCCATCAGTTACTTCATCCAGAAGGCGCTCGAAACGCCGGGCCTGATCTCGTTCGCTGCCGGGTTGGTAGACGAGGGCTCGCTGCCGGTGGAGGAAGTGGGCGCCGCGGTCGCGGGGATCGTCGCTGACCCGCTCACGGGCCGCGCCGCGCTGCAATACGGCTCGACTCAGGGCTTGCCGGAACTGCGCGAACAGGTGCTCCAGTTGGTGTGCGACGCGGACGGCGTGCGCCCTTCTGATGTCAACCTCACGGCCGACGACGTGTGCATCACGACCGGCTCGCAGCAGTTGCTGTACCTGCTCGGCGAAGTTCTGTTCGATCCGGGCGACATCGTTATCACGGAGGCACCGTCGTACTTCGTGTTCCACAGCCTGCTCCAGTCCCACGGCGCGAAGGTGTTGACGGTACCGCTGGACGAGCACGGCATGCGGATGGACGCGCTCGAATCGCTGCTCGAGCGGCTGCGCCGGTCCGGTGACTTGGCCCGCGTGAAGGTGATCTACACCGTCGATTACTTCCAGAACCCGACCGGGCTGACGCTCGCGGTGGACCGCCGGGCGAAACTGGTGGAACTGGCGCGCCAATACAGCACGAACCACCGGATCATCGTTCTCGAAGACGCGGCGTACCGCGAGTTGCGTTTCACTGGCGCCGATCTGCCGAGCGTAAAGCGGTTCGATCCGAAGAACGAGTTTGTGGTGTACACGAGCACGTTCTCGAAGCCGTGCTCGCCCGGGCTGAAGACCGGTTATGCTCTCATGCCGCCCGACGTGATGGCCCCGCTCCTCCACCTGAAGGGGAGCCACGACTTCGGCTCCGGGAACCTGTCGCAGCACGTCGCGTCGCGGTTGATCGCATCCGGCGCCTACGCGAAGCACGCGGAACACCTCCGCAACGTGTACCGCAAGAAGCGCGACCTGATGGTCCAGGCGCTGGAAACGGAGTTCCGCGACTTCCCTGCCGCGCGCTGGACCGTCCCCGCGGGCGGGTTCTACGTGTGGCTCACGTTCGACGGCATCGACACCGGGCCGGACGGTCCGCTGGTCCCGGCAGCGCTCGAAGCGGGCGTGCTGTACGTGCCGGGCCAGTTCGGTCACGTGTTCGACGACACCGACTCGGTGCCGAACAACGAGTGCCGGTTGTGCTTCGGCGTGGCCACGGAAGACCAGATCCCCGAAGGTATCCGCCGGTTGCGAAAAGCCTGCGCCGCGATCAGCGCTGGCAAGCGCGAAAAGGTGAAGGCTAGCGTGTGA
- the lpxA gene encoding acyl-ACP--UDP-N-acetylglucosamine O-acyltransferase has protein sequence MTRPTLPHAHPTAIISAEANLPADVRIGPFAVIEGPITLGPGCVIGPHAHLIGPLTLGANNEIGSSAVIGGAPQHLGYKGEITSVEIGDGNVFREHVTVHRGMPVGAGPGTGVTRIGNRNFFMAASHVAHDCVVGNDVIFANAALIGGHVTVGDRAFISGNSAVHQFCRVGRLAFLSGASASSKDIPPFWVMQDVNYVRGLNLVGMKRAGMPPAERMAVRKAYRTIYMTRPALPLSVALMRIEAELGAFPAIQELVEFIRTSKRGICGAHRLVGTGDDDESVAA, from the coding sequence ATGACGCGCCCCACGCTACCTCACGCACACCCCACTGCGATTATTTCCGCCGAAGCGAATTTGCCCGCCGACGTGAGGATCGGGCCGTTCGCGGTGATCGAAGGGCCGATCACCCTCGGCCCCGGGTGCGTGATCGGTCCGCACGCTCACCTGATCGGCCCGCTCACGCTGGGCGCGAACAACGAAATCGGTAGCAGCGCGGTGATCGGCGGCGCGCCTCAACACCTGGGTTACAAGGGCGAGATCACTTCCGTCGAGATCGGCGACGGGAACGTCTTCCGCGAACACGTGACCGTTCACCGCGGGATGCCGGTCGGTGCCGGACCGGGCACCGGGGTAACGCGGATCGGGAACCGCAACTTCTTCATGGCGGCGAGCCACGTGGCGCACGATTGCGTCGTCGGCAACGACGTCATCTTCGCGAACGCGGCGCTCATCGGCGGGCACGTGACCGTGGGCGACCGGGCCTTCATTAGCGGGAACTCAGCCGTTCACCAGTTCTGCCGCGTCGGTCGGCTCGCGTTCTTGAGCGGGGCGTCCGCGTCGAGCAAGGACATCCCGCCGTTCTGGGTGATGCAGGACGTGAACTACGTCCGCGGGCTGAACCTCGTGGGTATGAAGCGGGCCGGAATGCCGCCCGCGGAGCGGATGGCCGTTCGCAAAGCGTACCGGACCATCTACATGACCCGGCCGGCTTTGCCACTTTCAGTGGCTCTCATGCGGATCGAGGCCGAACTCGGGGCGTTCCCAGCAATTCAGGAACTGGTCGAGTTCATCCGCACGTCGAAACGTGGCATTTGCGGTGCCCACCGGCTCGTGGGGACCGGCGACGATGACGAATCTGTAGCCGCGTAA